The nucleotide sequence ATGGGCGGCTAATTTTGGGTCTGAGAGGACGTGACCTTTTGTGGGTGAACCCACTCCCGTTTCGTttaatatatatgtgtatatatgtgtgtgtgtgtgtgtgtgtgtgtgtatatgtgtgtgtatatatatatatatatatatatatatgtgtgtgtgtgtgtgtgtgtgtatgtatatatgtgtgtgtgtgtgtgtatgtatatatatgaatatgtatgtgtatatatgtatatgtgtatatatatgtatatgtgtgtatatatatatatacatatatatgtgtgtgtgtgtgcgaaagGGCTGCGTTATTTCATCTTGTTTGTGTCTATGGTTGGAGCCAgtggtttgttgttttgggtgaagatgaggaagtAGCTCTTCCGCTGTTACAATCCTGCACAGCTTCCTATCTCACCAGGAACGGTGTCACCATTGGCGTGCGTTTGTTCTGCAGTATTTTCTCTGATCTATTTGGAGAATCTGccacttttattatttattagttattggggggaaaaaaccttcaCACATCCCAGAAAatgtatttgtatttatattttccaCCCGCGTTAACCCATATAGTCAAATTTGTGTCATCACTAGACTTGATTTGAGATAACACctctgttttatatttttaggtTTTCTTATGAAAttctgtttcatttcctgtgatgCCGTTTGTGCCCATCTTCAACACCCTTCAAAGTTTGAGTGATAAAGGGCAGGGCCGCAGTATGAAACTGACTCATCACCACAATAGTCGAGTGCACTGCAGCCGTGGAAATCGTTGCGGGGTGGTTTGATTTCCTCATGTGGTTTGAGTTTATGGACGAACAGGAAATGTGGGGGCAAAGTGTTGATGGCGTGACCATGTGGTGCGGATGGAGACAGATGATGCGCTCTTTGATTGCACGGGTTTCTGTATGGGTGCGTTCTTTTTTTGATGAGTGGAAGTGTAGGCCCGGTGAAGTTCAGTGGCTGATGGTGCAATGGGGGTCTGATTTTTCTGATGGGTGTAGTAACAGAAGTCTGGTTGTTCCGTGAAGTCACAATTCATTTTGAAAGTTGTCCGTTTCtaccccctcacccctcaccttTCTGTTTTGATCTTCACAGTTCTGTTGAAGTTTCGTACAGACAAAGGTCGGGACCCAGACCCCCAAACCTTTGCTGAGGACAGTAAACTCTTGATCCAGATCCGAGACGACGTCTTCGGGGCTCTAGAAGTCAGCACTGACCTTCTGCAAGAGGAATTCGCGAGGTATAATCCGTCTTCACGCCTTGTGTTGCTAATTTTACTCTTGAGATATTGGATAAAGATTTTATCACGTACAGCACTGAAGGTCAGAGTTCACAGCCACAAGCACCCACCTACACACGGTGCAAAGCAGCCATTTCTAAACAGGAAATAGGAGAAATCAAAGGTCCTGTGAACATCTGTAGCCATCCACCATGGATAAATTAGtaacttttgttctttttagaAAGTTTAGACACTATAATATTGTTACCCACGTGTCTATATAAAAGTAGCAATCTCAATTTTTGTAAGGCATCGGTAATTTTAATTTAACGTCACTCTTTCAGTCTAGTGAGAGGTTCATGTTTCTTCCTCAGTTACTGCTTCTCGGAGATGTCTCCAGTATGTGCTGTTGTGGGAGGCGTTCTGGGACAGGAGGTTGTCAAGGtaaacaagaaaacacaaagatgcACCTTAGACTTTCTGTCATTACAGACAAATTCCGATGTTAAAATTACCGTAAGTTCCAGACCCGCGCCGTAAATGTTCGTGATATCGGCGCCCTGTCATTTGCTTTCTGTATCATCTTTACAAATGCTTGTCTCATAGATAAAGCAGATCAAGTTTCTCAGCTATTTTTAACTCAGAGGTGCTATTAATGGGTGCCTTGCTTAATATTATGCAAATGAAAAGGGTATAAGGATAAAAGCACGGCACCCATATTGCAAAACAGTGTAATTAGTTACTGTTTGAACTGTATTACCTGGAATCGCCTGTATCCTCACCATACTCAAAGATTACACTTTACTTTTTTTCTGATCCGTGTGCCTCATGACCTCGGGCTAAGGTAAACGGCAGCACAGAGAGAGTgcggtgggggggctggaggttCAAATGTTAGCAGCAGCTGACCTGCTTTCCCtctgttgatgatgatgatgatgctgatgaaatGTGCTGCAACTGCTTCAGTGGAGtcttgtgggtgggggggggggggggaactgaCAGCTTTCACTCACGGCCAGAAAGTTGAACTCCAGCGCTGAGACGTGTGATGGGATGGATATCGATAAATCCGATACTGTGGCGTTTGTTAGAGACGGCGTGTTAATGTAATCCTGATTAACAGCATCTTCGTCCTTCCACAGGCCCTTTCCCAACGAGACCCTCCCCATCGGAACTTCTTCTTTTTTGACGGGCGTACAGGCAATGGTGTGGTCGACTATTTTGGGCCCTAGAAAACTGCTCATTAACATTCAGGTGGATCTGTTgttccactgttttccaaatcgATTTTAAGTTCATTGTGCAGACTTTCTTTTACATTTCCCAATAAAACTTTCAATACAACaacctgtctgtgtttgtggggtggggggggggcgcttgtgTCTGACCGATTAAAGGTCTGTTACTGAATCTGGCTCGTGAAACTCAACAGTGGTTTAGAGTGATGCTACAGCTCTCACAATGATTGAAGCTTATTTGGATGTCCGCCCCACCCAGCAGACATCCAAATGAGCTTCAAGAGAAACTGAAATGTTCTCTGTCATCCCCCACCGGCCAAAGACTCAGCTGTGGAAGTGGAGAACGGGAGGAACGGCCTTGTGTTTGACCTCCTCTCCAGGGTTTTTGTTGCCACATGCGCATCATGTGTGCTGGAGAACTGATCCTGTCTTTTCAGTTGTGTGCCTGGTAACCTACCCCTGGCTGGGGTATATGCCTGCAAGGGGCAGTACtggcacccccacccccacccccaccccaccacagAAGACCAAAACAAGTGCAGAGATTAGGTTGCACGGGATGAGTTGCTCTTTTCTCATTAAGAAAGAAGATTAATGAGGAATGTCCCTTTAAGCTTATTATGCCTGTGTAATTAAACTTGAACTCATTTCCAGCACAAACCTCTGCTCAGTTGAGGTGCTTGAGGACTCTTTTTACCCATTCTGGAAGTTTTACTTTCAAAttctctgctcttccttcctctcattGTCACAGCTCTCCTCCCCCCGAACAATGAACTCATGCATCGCCCCTGCTGTGGTCACTCTCGCTCCGCTCCACTTCAGTAGCAAACACCAAGTGCTTGTCGtcacagccaatcagctgtGTGGTCTTGTTTTAGGGCCGTATGATTGGCTCCGTCTGCAGAGCGCTACCAGGGCTAAATCTAGTCTGACACTGCTTGTTGACTCAGTAACAGACAACTGTCTGCTGCCTCACTGtgctctcgtgtgtgtgtgtgagtgtgtgtgtgtgggtttgaaGTCTTGACATGCATAAATAttgcagctgcaggaaacagcaAAGTTGAAAGAAttaaaccaaaaataaagtgatggAATGGAGTGGCTTTATTAACCGAACAAACTGAACTAACTAGTGGTGCAGATGGAACCTCCCAGCATGTTAGATAACCGACCAAAGCGACGCTACTTGACCCTAAAATAACGCTTTTACCAGCTCAATAACTGCTCGTCTCCACTGTTCCTTAAATATTTGTAGTGGATTTATTCAACGTTACCTTTTCCCAACACAGACCAGTTTTAAGTCCTATTTCTATGTCCTATTCTATTTTGCATTcagctcctttttttcccagtttaagaaaacagtaaaacaaataaataacagaatGCTGACTTTTTTAATGGAACACATGAGATATTGGTTGTTCTAAATTATTTAAAAGATGTTAAAAGGTATTTTGATGGCGTTCTTGTACCAGTTTGTCCTGTAAACACTCACGGTGGGTGTAGTTGTCTGTGCGTGCACAGCAGGGGTCTTAGTGTTGTGTCGGCTCATCCATAGTGGTTTCCAGATGTGAGGGTGGTCTTGGGGGTGTCCGTCCACCTACTGTCACGCATGTCCGAAGGGTGGTGTCCTCACCCCCGGAGGCAATAACATCTGTAAACATCTGTGGCAACACATTCCAGTTAATTActgctgtcctcttctgtcctgccAGGGTGGCCACAACCCACAGAGGTTTCCAGTGTCAACCAGTAGCAGGAAAGATGaggtttaaaaagaaacacgtaTTCTTCTCAGAGAATCTCGCTGGCGTACAAGAATGGTAATTTCTTGTCCTGTTTATTTGGGATTAAACACCAAACACATGGGTAGATTTCTCTTTTAACTTTATTGTATAAAAACTGAAGAGACTTACAaaattttgtaaaaaaaaaaaaaaagtgtacaaaaatggtgggggaaaaaaagccaaacacaCTGTGTGTGATGACACTGCATCATTGTAGGAAGGAAAACCTCAGACCTCTTAGATTAAAAAATGGAAGAGAACACAACTGTAAGCATTTACAAGGCATCAAAAAACGGTCAGCATAAATGCGATAACAGCAAATGAGATGACAAACTAACCGAAAACTAAAAATACCAGAGTGGTCTTAGCTCAGCATCTGGCTCAGCCACCAATTGAAATTGGTATCCAGGACTTTCAGCTGACAACAGAAGGACATCAACAATTCAAGGCCAAGCAAGTAAAAAGCACAGAAAACATTCGATGGTTAATTAGAACCCCGTTTTGAGTGATTTGGAATCTGATGGGAATCACATTTTTAACACTTCCTGAAAGAAACTGAGCGTCTATACCACGTTTTACCATCTGTACTGTTGGAAATTAGAATGccaatgaggacattttggttttCTAAATTTGGAATTTCAGTAATGATAAtaatctttttaaaattcttgAAAACATTGTATTGTAAATCTCAGTTTAACACAAGCACTTAATTCATACTCTTGAggaatgtaaaaacaaaataaataacagtgaaCATAAAAATGCTACAGTAAggctacattttaaaataaattatgctCTTAATATGAGCTGTCAACATTCTCACCAAGGCAAAAATGAATGCAGTCGCACAACCAAGAGGGagattttaacttttctttcttttcatttcagtcAAAAAAAATTCAATCATAGATTTTTTCCTAACTCAAATCCACTGGATTTAAATTCAAACTCTGCtcagaaatgtatttaatttttttttcccccttaaaacAAGGTCTCCCAAAGACAGCGAACTCACAGCTTGAAAGGTACTTTAAAATTTCTTGAAAACACGAGAGATAGTTTCATCTTccaaaaaaatatttacaaatgatCAAGAAACTATGAACACTGTTTAGAACCTGGAATCAGCCTGGCAGGTCCCAGCACTGACTgcagggctgctgcagaggaatgcAGGCAGGATATGTATCTAATAACCTTTACTTTAGGGGCCGCCTCTGGATCTGTGTGTCTGACCGATTGACAGAAAGTAAAACTGGGCCTACAAAGGGTGCTGAGCAGGAAGGCACATTATATGATGCACTGAAGCAGTTTCAGGTTGGGAGGCAGGTTCACTTTGTGCCCGTTGGTGGAATAGCACCTGACCTGTCCCCACTCAGGATCCACTTTCACAGTTTCAAAGACAAGGGAGAGACATCGAAGTGTCGTACTTTGTAGCTTGGATTATCAGGACAAgtctgaaatgtaaaattaaacaggtctgaaatgtaaaattacagtcattccccTACAGTACACCAACAGATTTAATCCAGAAACGTGTAAATTTAACTGAAtacacagggggaaaaaagggggatttCCTCTCTCAACAGCAGTCTGAGCCAGCAGACTGACTAATGGGTAGTCTCACAGACTATAGAAAATGTTTGATTTCCAAATTGGTTAATCCTCCCCAGTGTTTTTTTGCAACGTTCCAGCAGCCAGTGGCCCCACATGCCAAACGCTTGGGTGCTTATGTCAGCCGGTAGAGCGTGCTGAGAGTCTGGGTGATGAAATTCAGTAAAACTCTGCAGGCATCTCGCCAGTCCTGCCAATAGGGAGCATCCTGtaacagagagggggagaggttAGCGCGAGCTCCTGTGCCTCCACGTCTCAGCCAGGTTACAGTCTGCTCTAAAGTATGTCATGTTATTACCGTAGTATTAGGATTTTATATCATTTTATCATGACTTTACACACCAAACACTGTTAATCACTGCGGCCTGATGTATAAATGGGTATAAAACTAACAGATACTGATTTGGGTTGCAAAAGAAATCCCTAAAGCTGCTAATTCTCTTTAAAAGACAGAGGATTTGACAGGATGGACAGAAACAGATGAGGACCAGGCAGAGATCTACCAGTGTTTGTGTCTTTCTGTGCTCAGGATCACACCGTCAGCTACGCATCCCTCAACGAGGTGGTCGATCCTCTCTCACCGCTTCCTTCCCTTACAACTTTCACTGGTCATTTCTTCCCTCAGTTTGAAAATTAAAGCAGAGGAAAACTGTCTGATGGTAAAACAAAGCATGCACATTCGGCTCCCCCTTAAAaatcagaggaggcagaggagaggtcaGCGATGCCAGGAACCCTGCTATGCAaagggtgtgtgcatgtgtgtgtcgtgtgtgctGACTTATTCCTGACTCAGTGCAAAGAGACGGTGAcatcatctttgttttttttttgcaaaggaAAGAGAATTGGGGAAGTGTGTGTagcgggggaggaggagcgaCTCCTCACACATTGGGTAGGGAGGGGCAGGATggggcagagaaaaaaaaaacacaataacagaAACACGGCACCAGtgggaaaaagagaaatgtcTCCAGACCAGCAACATCccgtttttttcctttccttttttacaCGACTGAGGTTACAGTTGCACTCAGAATGGCACTAAAGACCCAGTTCATGGGTagagaaggacagaaagaaaaagaaactgtgACGaaccctcctcctgcccccccctcggcctgctgcagcctcccacacacacagtggaaatACCCTGTTGGGTTCAAGGACTCTGAACCCTCTGCACCTCCACATAAGTCACGACAGAAACCCTCGAGTGTTTTAGAACGCGCTGGacgctctgctgctgtcagcgtgAGTCACTACAAGAGCTCCAGTAAACTTTTTTTGGGAACTTTAATGATTGCTGTTGCGGATTATTGCCGCGGTGACCCTGTCTGTTTTCGGCCTCCGCTGCGCTCGCTAAGCTACGTGCTATTTAAAAACGCCACACAAGCGTCCACTGTGGTCCCTCGCTGGAATCATAAGGGACTTTCGGTCGCCACACTTACCGCTCTGTGGAGAAGCGTGGCGTTGAATTCGTCCCCGATGGTCCTCAGTTGGATGGCCACCCTCCTGACCCTCAGCTGTAACGTGCCGTCGTCGGGGCCTCTGGGAGGGGATGAAAGCCTGGACAGGTGCTCCGTCTGTGGCAGCAGGTCGGGCAGAGGTCCTCGTCGGTGGCTGCGCTCCTGTTGTGTCCTCTGGTCCAAGCCTACAGCAGAGAGGCCAAAGTCTGTCAATCAGACTGAATCTGGAATTCCTTCTTTCTGTTTGAACCGTTTTCTTCCTCATGCCTGATTTTGTGCTGAGACGTGTTTCACCTCTCAAACAGAGACTCCGATTGGTCCCCAATTAAAATGTGATGCACTTTTCCCAACTTTGATGCCAAAAGAGAAACCTTCCTGATTAATATATTTTCAAAACTTATGTGAACATTGACACTGAAAAACACTTCAGGTCTTTACTGTGGTACTACTTCAGGTCTTTAGAGATAATTTGTTCTTCTTCATGGAACTTTGGAGTATAATCTCTTAATCTTCTTAATAagtctggtgtgtgtggtgtgtgtgtgtgtgtgtgtgtgagtgtattatGTGGGTGTTTAAGAgattttgagtttgtttttccaaaaaaatGCACGACATGCTCTCATAAGACAAACAGATTCCTTATTTATGTGGATTTATCCCATATGTAACATGGAGATATTGGGGAAATCCTCCTGCCTCTGGACAAGCAGACACACTCAAAGCTTCCTGGGTTCTGTTTCGAGgattaaaatgtatattttatagATACGGGTCGCTAGacggagagaagagagagcgataaagaaaaaaaaatggaaatcacTGGCTTGTTGCCAGGGCAACTCTGAGGCAGCCTGTCGAAAAATTATTCAGCACAATTGGCTGACTGAGCACAGCGCCACGGTGCGATAGGCTGGATGACGTGGTGGGTGTAACCAACCTGCAGCGTGTTTGGTGCACCAGTCAAACTGGGTGACGCAGAGTCTGTCCAGTTAAATGTTACTGGACGAAAGGGGAGGTGCTTTAGGGAGATCCTGCTATCACTCTAACTCTATTTTTattgaaaaagaagaagctcaGTGGTGCTCATGCTGTTCATTTGACATCAATCTCATTAATAATTCActaaaaaatgttgaaaaatgtGATCACAAATACTCTGACCAAACCAAAAATAAGTGAAAAACTGACACTACTCTGACACTACTTGTAAAACTATTGTCTGCACAATTTTCTAATTTACTCATTAACTTCCTGCTGTGATAGAATATGGATCAACGCATCTGACAGTTTAACAtactggaaaaataaatatttaaatagcCCCACAGCAGGAGACAAACTGTGCATAACTGACAAGCCTAATTATTATGTGGCTGACAGCAGGAAATGCTGCCTCTTCTCTCTGCCTGGAGAGGACAAGTCTGAACATGCCTGAAACACACGGCTGACCTACAGCTGAGACAGGAGGTGGGGGATAAACTATCTGTTTACACCGCTTGAAAGATGTCGACTAACACTAGATAAGTCCTAAATTTAAACCTTCCATATTGAAGCCTGCCAATACACTGCCTGAATGTATCTTTTTATCCACCCCGGACAGCTAATAGTCGGCAAAGcctgtatgagtgtgtgtgtgttactctgCCTCACTTTGAGATGTTTTCAATCATCTGAGGAACAATGAAAGTTTGacttcccccacacacactcccaccgtggccacacagacacagacacacactcagtaTCTGGCTGCATGTGACAGATACTCCCCTGCTAACTGCCAGCCTGGTCAGAAAGTGATGTGGCGGAGCCTTCTCTAAAGTCTTATATCCGCACGTGTTAACTCCACAGCACCACAGCAACAAAATTCTTATTTCCAACAGGTTGAATTGTAACTGCCCCATTCACTGCTCTTCTAAAGTTTAAGTGTCTACCATTCACCCATGCAGCATTGTGGTATTTTTGCTGTTATAGCCGAATGTCAGTACTTTACCTGACTGCTGTCCTGGAAAGCCTTCGTCAAATTCTCCTCCCTGATTTTGAAGTGGCAAAGGATGAGTTGCCGAAGATAAAGTAGGTAACTGGTGGTGAGGCTGGGGCTGAGCCTGGCCCTCGGGGTGGAGGTAAGATGAATGATATGACCCACTGATCGCCTGCAAAGGCTGGAGGCTGTGGTCGTTATGATGGCGGTGCACGGGGGTGCTGGCATTCCCAGGGCTAATGGTGATGGTAGCAGTGCTGAGCAGTCCAGGCCAGCTTTGGAGAGGACGAGTCAGCTCCATGCAGCAGGTGTTGTGCTGAGAAAAGAGACCATGTGTTCCAATCCCAGTTTCCCCAACACTTTCAATGGTCTCTGCACGGGCCATCTCAAAAGAAGCCTTTAAGAAATAAAGGAGAATTCATTTTAACTCGAGGAAACAATATCGTGTATAAACCAAACggatatatttcttttttcccgAATTGATCGACTGATTTGTATTTTACGATAGGCAAAATCACTtaatttttccttctttttccctttcctcAGCACTATATATCGCTTATATTCTTTCTCCGCTAGGGGGCAGCAATGACGACTTTGCTGTTTGAGCACGAGACTTGTGTTAGTAAACAAATCCGTGCTGCCTGAGCACGAGGACTggcacacgcatacacacacacacagaacaaccTGAAGCGTGCACGGAAAGGAGCCTTGATGCCTGCTGATAACGCACGCCAGTATCATATCGTCAGTATCAAGCAGAAAACATTAAACGCTGCAGATAAATTTGCTTTAGCTAAATATTTGTTCAACTCAATGGCGAATTAATGCGAAAATATCCGTGAAATCGAGCTGAATGCAATGATTGCAACGCTATGGCCTCTCAACGAGAAATTAGGATAAGAAATGCGAGCTTTTTCGGACAGATGCCGGGCAGATGATGCAACGCAGAACTGCCCGGTTCATAGCcggccattaaaaaaaagacccagTTCGTGTGGATTAAAGCACTCACTCGGAATATCTGATGATCGACGGTGAGCCAGTCAGCAGGTCGGAAAGCTGCAATAACGGTTGGACATCGGCGgcgaaagaaaaaaaggggtcAAAATAGATCGGGCCGGCCAATGATCGCAAGACGTGGAAAAAGTGCAGGAGATATCAAACGTGTCCTTCCATTTCCAGTGCCCCGACAGGGACTGTCCTAAATAACATTCGATAGGCTACCTTTTCATCCCATCAACCCatcaaaacaaaaatacacgTGAAGGAACCGCACACAACATGCAATATGATGCGGCGTGTTTCGCGGGAAAGTTGGTCGCGTCGTCTCGGTCTGCTCCTGACCCGCGGCTTCTCTTCCCTTATAAGGCAGCCAAGGCTGAGTCGCTGTTAATAACATCCGGTTTCAGTTTTCAAAATAATATCCGTAGCTCGCGCGTTGTTGATTTTTTCCAAATAAATGATAGTGGTATTCGCGTATTTCGCTGTGTAATGAGTCAACAAAAACTCTACGTATAGTTAAGCATAACATTAGGAAAAGATATTTAATACAATTGTGGGATACGTGTAATTGAGTAGCGCCCGTGTTTTTGGTCGCCAAAAGCGTTACAACTCGTGCTTTTACTTTGATGGGGCTCTATCTGCGTCTTCCGTCGCTGTGTTTACAAACAAGTACTGACATGCTCCAGTCCACCAGATGCTTCCGTTTCCCTGTCTATCTTCATGATGATGTGCTTTTGAAtgtttgtgttaaaaaaaaatgttatcgAGCTGTTCTTAAAAATGAAATCTAAATGTTGCTGCTCACCCGaatcagcttcttttttttttcccaagtgGCACTTTTTAGACTTTTATCTCTAATCTCAGGAATACAAAAGACACTTCCTCGTTTCCTTACTTAGTGATAACGCTGGTCTTGCTCCTCCCACCTGtgtcacagacacacgcacacacacacacacctgtgcaatCTCCTTAAATGGAGGATCTTTCAGAGTGTGGGTAGTTTGCAAGTTTAAGGATGACAGTGTCACAAGCATCCTGATGACAGGATTGATTCACTCAACAAAATCATCCATCAAAATAAGCTGCTATTTTATAAATATCGTAAAAATATTTGTACATTGTATTTTGTAATTAAGTGCTTGGTCCAAATGGCTTCAATAAGAATATAGAGAATTTACATAATTCTTGCCATTATTTACATATATTATAGTTTTCTTGTTGCATTTTAACTGCATATCCATGCataaaatcaatgttttttatttctcgTTCTAGTTCAATTGAACTAGTGCTGTAATTACAAGTCAAAACAGTGGAAGTATTGTTCAGGCTTTGGGTCCAAAACCTTGCATTAGATTAGCATCCCAAATGACATCAGCCCCCCTCAACACCTTGATCTCTGACCCTCAGATCATTGTCTTACCAGCACAACTCTCAGCTGCAGGGCATGAGACAGCGTCAGCTCAGCTGGGCCGCAGGGTCGGGGGGTTGTTTAGTCGGCTGTAAACGGGGGCGTCCCCTTACCTCCATTATCAGCAGATTGGTGGACACCCCTTTGTTTACTGTGAAGTGGGTGTGTCTTATTTAGGTACATGCCTGGGCGAATGTcctttcagacagacagacagacagatttagAGTTATACATATTTGAGTTTTTAAACTAAATGCAATGGAAGCAGCTTTCTCAATATTGACATTGTGTTTTAGTGCCAGTAAAGACCAGCATCCATCACAGCAGCAGGTACTTCAAATAAACCAGTGATGGCACCTTTGCTGATGTCACCATCCGTGTGTCCAGTTCCAGACGGCACCCTCAGTGCTGTTTTCCACCTGTAGCATGTGTGCGTATGGTGTAACCTGAGTGTAGCCATGCAACTAGAGACATGATGGCACCTGATAGACTcaacacaccctctctctctctccgttgCTGTTGATGTGAGACGGGCCACACTATTTTGAGGCCCATTTTCAGCACACGCAGAGCTGTGATAAGCATGTAAATGAGACCTGCTTTGGATTTCATTTCAGAAACTTCCCTATCTGTGCACTTCAGTCATGTCCGCAGCTTCACAATCTATGAAAATATGTCCCCAAGGCCCTATTTTCTCAAAGATCCTTCCATCAAACGTGCATAATTTCCTGCAGTAAAATGACGGACATTTC is from Takifugu rubripes chromosome 11, fTakRub1.2, whole genome shotgun sequence and encodes:
- the bbc3 gene encoding bcl-2-binding component 3, coding for MARAETIESVGETGIGTHGLFSQHNTCCMELTRPLQSWPGLLSTATITISPGNASTPVHRHHNDHSLQPLQAISGSYHSSYLHPEGQAQPQPHHQLPTLSSATHPLPLQNQGGEFDEGFPGQQSGLDQRTQQERSHRRGPLPDLLPQTEHLSRLSSPPRGPDDGTLQLRVRRVAIQLRTIGDEFNATLLHRADAPYWQDWRDACRVLLNFITQTLSTLYRLT